ggagtggcctagccagtctccagatctcaaccccatagaaaatctttggagggagttgaaagtccgtgttgcccagcaacagccccaaaacatcactgctctagaggagatctgcatggaggaatgagccaaaataccagcaacagtgtgtgaaaaccttgtgaagacttacagaaaacgtttgacctctgtcattgccaacaaagggtatataacaaagtattgagataaacttttgttattgaccaaatacttattttccaccataatttgcaaataaattcattaaaaatccaaaaaatgtgattttctggatttttttcctaattttgtctgtcatagttgaagtatacctatgatgaaaattacaggcctctctcatttttttaagtgggagaacttgcacaattggtggctgactaaatacttttttgccccactgtacctcggCCTacacatcagcgccacaggtaactttcaCAAAGCTgagaacgatctgagagacaagggaagaagggccttctatgccatcaaaatgaaaataaaatttgacataccatttaggatctggctaaaaatgcttgaatcagttatagaacccatatGGTTGAGAGGTCTGGGGtttgctcaccaaccaagaattcacaaaatgggacaaacatttATCAAAAATATTctttgtgtacaacgtaaaacaccaaataatgcatgcagagcagaattaggtcgatacccgctaattataaaaatccagaaaagagacgttaaattctacaaccttCTAAAAGGAATCGATTCcgaaaccttccataacaaagccatcacctacagagagattaacctggagaagagtcccctaagcaagctggtcctggggctaatgagaaaggccgccataggaagacctggctctcaagagaatacaggctatgtgcacactgcctacaaaatgaggtggaaactgagctgcacttcctaacctcctgccaaatgtatgacaataTTAAACATacacaattttgataaactctcatatctactgggtgaaataccagtgtgccatcacagcaggtctattttctattttcccttttgtacttgaactatttgcacataatataacatttgaaatgtatttattattttggaacttttgtgattgtaatgtttactgttaatttgtattgtttatttcacttttgtttattatcacttgctttggcaatgttaacatgtttcccatgccaataaaggcctTAAAGTGaaattgaatgagagagagagaaaaaagaacagAGTCCCCTCAtctagctggtcctggggctgagttctaCTAACACGCTGAATCCTCAGAACCAGAAAATCCAATGAATcggaataaaccaaattacaacactgtcaaaacaaaactacaatACTTATTGACAGTGGCataaaatacttaagtaaaaatactttaaacaagagagcatccctggtcatccctactgcctctgatctggcggactctctAAACACATGTGTTTCGTTTGTATATGAGTgtttgagtgtgcccctggctatccgtacatttaaaaaaaaaatcaagataGTGCTGTCTtgtttgtttaatataaggaatgcgaaatgatttatacttttacttttgatacttaagtatattttagcaattatatttacttttgatacttaagtatatttaaaagtatatttagtattttactgggtgactttcacttttacttgagtaattttctattaaggtatatttactcttactcaagtatgaaaattaggtactttttccaccactgcttatTGGGGAGCAcaatcgacagtacaccgtggcaAACTATTTGACCTTGGTTACTGATCAAAAATTCAGAAAACCCTTGagaaagtacaggctcagtgagcaccgCCTTGTCATTGAGAAggatagacacaggaaaacctggctccctacagaggaaaggctgtgcaaccactgcaccacagcagaacccgaGACAGAACTGCATTTCCtgacaattaaaaaaaaacaaaaaaacaattagaCAGTGTGATTTCCCCAAATGTGAAACCCTTactcaaggtttcaaagacctctctgatgagaataaactacccgtcctgttgggggaggacgcagagagctgtgggttggcagcacactacattgctgccagatagaagatgagggacagtgtgtgACAGACCTACTAAcatgcacatgtcctctatgccattgttattgttcaatgtatggttctATGGTTTAATTATGCATGGTTGTATGGTTTAATTATGTTAATATTGTTaatctccaaagtaagctttggcattatgcacattgttacatcatgccaataaagcaaatgtaattgagagacagagagcgagagagagagagagagagaaagagagaaagagagcgagagagagtgagagagagcgagagagagagagcgagagagagaaagagagaaagagagagagagagagtgagagagagcgagagagagcgagagagagcgagagagagagagagagagagagaagagagagaaagagagagagaaagagagtgagagagagagagcgagagagagcgagagagagcgagagagagaaagagagagaaagagagagaaagagagcgagagagagtgagagagagcgagagagagcgagagagagagagagagagagagagaaagagagagagaaagagagagaaagagagaaagaaagagagagagagcgagagagagcgagagagagcgagagagagagagagagagagagcgaaagagagagaagagagagagaaagagagagagcgagagagagcgagagagagcgagagagagcgagagagagcgagagaaagagagcgagagagagcgagagagagcgagagagagcgagagagagagagaagagaagaaagagagagagagagagagagagagagagagcgagagagagtgagagagagcgagagagagcgagaaagagagagaagagagagaaagagagcgagagagagtgagagagagagagagagagtgagagagagcgagagagagcgagagagagcgagagagagcgagagagagagagagagagagagagaaagagagagagagagtgagagagagtgagagagagcgagagagagcgagagagagagagagaaagaaagagagcgagagagagtgagagagagcgagagagagagagagagagagagtgagagagagcgagagagagcgagagagagtgagagagagagagagagagcgagagagtgagagagagcgagagagagcgagagagagcgagagagagagaagagagagaaagagagagagagagcgagagagagcgagagagagcgagagagagagaaagagagagaaagagagagaaagagagagagagagagcgagagagagagaaagagagtgagagagagcgagagagagcgagagagagcgagagagagagagagactgaaacagaAGGAAACTCACAGAGATGTTAGTGTCCTTGTTGAGGATGAcctggaggaggtgtggggggagGATGGGCGGGGCTTTGGAGCGTTCCTCAGGCCTGAACATGTACTGCTCCTGTCCATAGGGACCTGGAGGGGAGCTGGACAGGTCTAAggacacacaatgacacacacagcATGTCATTCATATACTCTCAAATGGTGACTGATTTCTTGGGTTTTCATCAACTTACATAACTTATCCTAAACACCTGATCAGGATTAAATATTACATccttccttgaagtaatcactgaTCTGAAAAGGATTGAATGGTGATAGGATGGAAAACCTGCCTTCTCTTACCCAATCATGTACAGATCAGTGATTACCATGAGGAAGGAAACTTGGCCCAAACTTGCATGACCTTAAGTCGGCACCTCTTGGTCAGTACAAGGCTATGCTTAACCCAAAGGGACAACAGGGGATGAAAACCCTGTCTTTACTAATCCAATCATAAATAGATAAGGCTATACAAGCTTAATGTAAAGGACAACAGAGGATTAGAGCCTCTACTGACCTGAGGTGTCGGTAGACTCCAGAGAGTCCACCTGCAGAGCATCAAACACCTCAAAGTCTGACTGCTTCACCTCGATCAGGTTGTTGATGGTGCCCAACTGGCTGGTCACCACAGGCTGCGGGAGGGAGTGTTATAGCAGGGTTAATAACAAATAAACTGTGTGGATGGATCACCAAAACAAGGGAGTGTTATAGCAGGGTTAATAACAAATAACCCATGTGGATGGATCACCAAAACAAGGGAGTGTTATAGCAGGATTAATAACAAATAAACAGTGTGGATGGATCACCAAAACAAGGGAGTGTTATAGCAGGGTTAATAACAAATAAACCGTGTGGATGGATCACCAAAACAATGGAGTGTTATAGCAGGGTTAATAACAAATAAACCGTGTGGATGGATCACCAAAACAAGGGAGTGTTATAGCAGGGTTAATAACAAATAACCCGTGTGGATGGATCACCAAAACAATGGAGTGTTATAGCAGGGTTAATAACAAATAACCCGTGTGGATGGATCACCAAAACAAGGGAGTGTTATAGCAGGGTTAATAACAAATAACCCGTGTGGATGGATCACCAAAACAATGGAGTGTTATAGCAGGGTTAATAACAAATAACCCGTGTGGATGGATCACCAAAACAAGGGAGTGTTATAGCAGGGTTAATAACAAATAACCCGTAACCCGTGTGGATGGATCACCAAAACAATGGAGTGTTATAGCAGGGTTAATAACAAATAACCCGTGTGGATGGATCACCAAAACAAGGGAGTGTTATAGCAGGGTTAATAACAAATAACCTGTGTGGATGGATCACCAAAACAATGGAGTGTTATAGCAGGGTTAATAACAAATAACCCGTGTGGATGGATCACCAAAACAAGGGAGTGTTATAGCAGGGTTAATAACAAATAACCCGTGTGGATGGATCACCAAAACACGGCTGAAAAAAGCTGCACTGTTGTATTTGAAATATATTATTAAACCTTTATATGTTCAGGTTAggccaaaaaataaaataaaaatgacatcATAAATGGAAATAAGTCACTGACTTTATTGTGCTATCCCTGTCACATTTAAAATGgatgtactgtgtgtatgtatttttttttaacaggcAAAAAAAAGTATATCAGTCTAGTAGTCTAGTTTAGGCCAGAGCCATATGTAGGGTTTACCTCTGAGGGGTCATGAACCCACTGTCCGTCCACAAAGAACTTGTACTGGTGCTCTCCCTCTGGCAAGTCCAGGATCGCTACAAAGTCATTGTGGCTTGGCGAAGAAATACTGTGTTAATACACTGCTAATGCACTATTAACTGTGTCAAAGTGTTGTCACTAATAAAATAGTATAACAGCAATGCAGTATGCAGGCCAGGGCCTCTCCTTTGCCCTCCCCTACCTCTTATTGAGGTGGATCTTGTTGCCCCAGTTGTTAAAGGATCCAGCGATGtaaacctccttccctcctccggCCCAGCGGATGACCGTGGGCCTGGACTGAGGCCCGGTCTTCACCAGGTCATCCAGGTCGGGCTCCTCCTTGTCCGACACCTAACGGGAGAAAAGAAACTCTGTTTAAATCTAAATGTGGGAATGACAGGGGCTCCACTCTTTTTGTGATTCCTCGCATATTATCTCCTTGCCTCCTTGGAAGAAAAGGTCCAAGGTCCCTCACATTGGACCTTCTTCTCCAGTGGGTTttgaggaggcgaggagagaggaatCGATAAAGATGAATTGAGAAAGAGCCAGGGTTTATCTCACTTGGCTAATATGGCTTCTACTTCTCTTCCCATCGTCATCCTCTTAATCTGCACCGGAAATGTACCCCCCTGCATCTGTTGTTCATGCAACTGTTTAGTGTGATGGTCTTTACGCCCCTGCCCACAAAGATCCTATGTTCCAGAGCAGAGGTACCTTGGAGGACCCCAGACCGTGTGTGTTGAAGATGTTAGGGTCATCAGTGCTGTCCACCATCTTGCTGGGCTCGTGGTCTTTGTCTCTGCTGTCAGAGCGATGGGCCTTGGCGCCATGGCGGTCTCCGGACATCCGGTCGCCTGTGTTACCCATGATCCTTTACTAAGTTTCCTGCCAGGACAAGCTGAAAGACAACAtacagtcatcatcatcatcttacAAACAACAAGACATAACTTGCCACCCAAACCAACCTCTGAACATTACTTGCATATTTCAGATTAGTTAGATAAGGTCATCAACAACAGGATGCTTGATGCAGAGAGACTAAGGGGGACTGGATATGTTTTACCTTGTCATTTGaataactagctaatgttagctagctagctagctatacagAATTTCCAGCAAATCTATGATCAATGTGTACAGTTGCTGACATTGGCAACAGAGCTGAATATTGACTGtacttagctagctaaagttagtcaTGTTGAGCTAGCTATCTAAACAGCTGACTTGTTATCAGAATCGGAAGTGCTTTGCTCGGGCCACCAGCTGGCTAGCCCACTCCTGACAATCAACAAGTCGGGTCATGGTTGTGCTGCTCCACGAGCACGAAGAAACAAACTTGAACGACCAAGCAATCTGGCAATAACTATAGTCTAGATCAGAATACAGAATTGAACAAGGCAAAGGCTACAGTTAGTTCCCTTAGCAGTTAGCTAGCATAAATCGCTCCCCCTGACCGCCGCAGGGAATATTTTTGCTGCCTCTATACCTATCGTGGGCTATACTTAGGGTGTGATTGTGAAATGTCAACCAGTGACAATGCTAACATCGTGACATGCCATGTTGATCAATCGGTTCTGTATGGGACAGTTACTCACCAAATGACACGATTCGAAGTTTGTTTAACACTGAGTCCTCCTCTTCAACTTTGACATCAACATTCTTCTTCACAATGTTATTCCACCAACTACGGATCCCCACCAGGACAAACTATGCAGTCATTGGGAAAAATAGATAAACCTGTTTCATGAACAGAAATAGTGAAACACCTAACCCAAGATCAGATAGAACTGGAATTAGCATATATCGTTAACCAgcaacacacatatacagtgcttTACGGCAAACCAGCCCTGTGTACTATGTCATATTTTACCAATAGAAACGTTTAATTTTCATTTGTGTCATTTATATAAGAACATAGACTAATAGACATCACCCACAGTCAGTAAAATGGTTGTATTTCGGACTTTTTACGTTCACTACTGAGAAAAACGCCAGTTACTGAGTGGATGTGCAGGAAACATGGCCATGTCGAGTGAGTCGCAGCAATTGGTCCATCTCCAGTATGATCATCCTTTGTGTGCTTCAGTAGTGTCATGAAAAATGAAAGAGACATGAAGTCATTCATTATTTCATATAACTAAATATTCCCAATTAGGAGCTTAGTATAGCGTGAGTTAATCAAcagtattgtaatgtattttagAGAATACTGTACAGTAGACCAGCAGAAGCTTAGCACGGATGGAAAACTTGTGTGGTtatgtcatataataataaatgccatttagcagacacttttatccaaagcaacttacagtcatgccTGCATACATTTAACATATGGGTGGTctagggaatcaaacccactaccctggggttacaagcaccatgctctaccaactgagccacaaagGACCATTATTTCTTCTAATGATACCTATTTCACATACATTTGAGGTTTCATACCACCAGACACAGAAAATCACAAGGCTGACAAAAAATCAGTCCACAAAAACAACAATCAAAGCTTACTAACCAACAGTCCAGTCAGAGCCTTGCTGATATTGTGAATGCCTGACTTTTTACTCTTGGACTATTTGCTCTTTATAACATCATCTGCTGACACATCAGATTTGAACTCGCTGCTTGATCATGACGCTCCCTGACGCTGGAGACCCTCTCCTTCCGGCCTGTGGCTTCCTCATCATCACTGGTCCCAGGGGACTCCATCTGTAGCTCCCCTGGAGCTATGGGAACGACTGGGGTCATCACTGGCCTGCTTCTTGGGGAGTGGGAATAGGACTGAGGGGCAGAGGAAATGCAAGACAAGGCATTGGGTTACAATTCCAGTTATA
This DNA window, taken from Oncorhynchus tshawytscha isolate Ot180627B linkage group LG10, Otsh_v2.0, whole genome shotgun sequence, encodes the following:
- the LOC112260862 gene encoding 5'-AMP-activated protein kinase subunit beta-2, translated to MGNTGDRMSGDRHGAKAHRSDSRDKDHEPSKMVDSTDDPNIFNTHGLGSSKVSDKEEPDLDDLVKTGPQSRPTVIRWAGGGKEVYIAGSFNNWGNKIHLNKSHNDFVAILDLPEGEHQYKFFVDGQWVHDPSEPVVTSQLGTINNLIEVKQSDFEVFDALQVDSLESTDTSDLSSSPPGPYGQEQYMFRPEERSKAPPILPPHLLQVILNKDTNISCDPALLPEPNHVMLNHLYALSIKDGVMVLSATHRYKKKYVTSLLYKPI